In the Blattabacterium sp. (Blattella germanica) str. Bge genome, TTTATCTAGGATTTAGGTCACCCATGATCTCTATCTGCCTACCCCCCGGTATCAACCGAGCCAGTTAACCGGTGTACATGGCATTTCACCACACAGAGTTTACATGATTTCACTACAGCCTTTGAACTTTGAATCTAATCTGTACTTCCTTTCTGTTGCACTATTCCTCATCTCTCGATGGATGGGTGTTACCCATTGTGTTGCTCTATGGTGTCCGGACTTTCCTCATTTTTTCAATGCGATAGGTCGTCCTACTTTATTTTTCTAAATTCGAGTAAATGTTTTCTACATCTTCATCTTTTTCAAGTTTTTCAATAAAATTCAAAACTTTTTCTTTATTTTCTTCTGAAATCCATTTCATCATTTGTTTTGGCATACGAATGACTTCATATTCATGGAATATTTCTAATTTTTCTAAATTGCTTTTCATAGATCCAAAGGATTCAAAATTTGTGTATATGGAAACCATATCGTCATTTTGTACAAAATCCTTAGCTCCGAAGTCTATTGTCATCAGTTCAAAATCTTCCATTGAATAATGAATATCTTTTTTTTTTATATAAAAGACACCTGTTCTATGAAACAGGTGAGTTAACTCTCCATTATGACATAGTCTTCCTCTATTTTTATTAAAAAATGTTCTGATATTAGAAATTGTACGAATACTATTATTCGTCATACATTCTATAATTAAACTTACTCCATTAATCTGTCCTTCTAAATTTAAATTTTTGTAATCTTCTGTTTTTATTTGTAAAGCTTTTTTTATGGCTTTTGCTATAGTGCTTTTAGGAATATTAACTGATTTTGCATTCATCATTGCATTTCTGAAACGAAAATTATTTTTTCCTGATTCTTTGACAGCTATAGTTATTTCTTTAATGATCTTAGAAAATTTTCTAGATTTTCTAAAATCTTGATTAGATTTTCTATGTTGTATATTTGCCCACTTACTATGTCCTGACATGAAGTGTCTTTTTTTTTATGCTAAATTAGCAATTTAGAAAAAAAAATTATTATGTCAAAAGTTTGTGAATTGACAGGAAAAAAAGCAATGATAGGAAATAAAGTTTCTCATGCAAATAATAAAAAAAAACGTCGCTTTAATATTAACTTGTGTAAAAAACGTTTTTTTTTTAATAAAAGAAAAAAATGGATTACTTTAAAAATTTGTGCTTATGCGGTTAAGATCATTAATAAAATAGGAATTGAAAATGCATTAAAACGTTACAAACATAAAAATGGCTAGAAAAGGAAACAGAATACAAATTATATTAGAATGTATTGAACAAAAAAAAAGTGGAATTCCTGGTTGTTCTAGGTATATTACAACAAAAAATAAAAAAAATACTCCAAATAGAATTGAATTAAAAAAATATAATCCAGTGTTAAAAAAATATACAATTCATAAAGAAATAAAATAGTATGTCTAAAAAAATGGTAGAAAACAAAAAAAAAAGTAATCAAAAAAAAATGACTTTGGCTATAAAAATAATTAAATCTAAAAAATCTGGTTTTTATACCTTTGAAAAGAAAATGCTTTCGAATGGGGAAGTCAATATTTTTTTTCTAAAAAAGTAGTTACTCATAATGTTCTTTCTAAAAAAGAAAAAAGAATCGGAGGATAAGAAGACTTTTGATCATGAATTGAAAAAAACTAGAGAATCCTTTTTTTCTAAAATCAAAAATCTTTTTTTGAGAAAATCAAAAATAGAAATTAATGTGATTGATCAAATGGAAGATATATTATTATCTGCAGATATAGGCATTCCAACCACCATAAAAATTATTGATAATTTAGAAAAAAGAATTCAAAAAGAAAAATATAGAGATACACAAGATTTATATAATTTACTAAAAAAAGAGATAGAAAATCTTTTTATAAATATTAAAAATGAATGCTTAGAAAAAAAAATAAAATCTCATAAAAAACCATATGTAATAATGATGGTAGGTGTCAATGGAGTTGGAAAAACAACAACTATTGGAAAATTAGCTTTTCTTTTAAAGAAAAAAGGTTTTCATTCAATTATAGGAGCTTCTGATACATTTAGAGCTGCTGCTATTGATCAACTTGAAATATGGGCAAATAAAGCTAAAGTTCCTTTAATCAAACAACATATGTATGCCGATCCAGCATCTGTTGCATATGATACTTTACAATCTGCTAAGTCCAAAGAAAAAGATGTGGTATTAATTGATACGGCAGGTAGATTACAAAATCGTATTGGTCTTATGGAAGAGCTTTCTAAAATAAGTAGAGTTATGAAAAAAATTATACCTGAATCTCCTCATGAAATTATGCTTGTTTTAGATGCAAGTACAGGTCAAAATGCTTTTGAGCAGGTAAAAAAATTTACTTTTTTTGTTAAAATTTCTTCTATTGTATTGACAAAAATAGAAGGAACAGCTAAAGGAGGAGTAGCAATAGGAATTATGGATCAATTTAAAATTCCCATACAATATCTAGGTACAGGAGAAAAAATACAAGATTTGAAAGAATTTGATGGTAAAAAATTTATAAATTGTTTTTTTGAAGAATAAAGAATTATGAAATCTGACATTATGTATTTTTATTTATTACGGTATGATATTTGTATAATTTCAATAAATTCAGTTTCATGGATAAAATTAGTGTAACTTCAGATAATATTTTTCCTATCATAAAAAAATTTCTTTATTCTGATCAAGAAGTTTTTTTACGAGAACTTGTTTCTAATGCAACAGACGCTATTGTGAAATTAAAAACGATAGCCAAATTAGAAAATTTGGATGATTTTGCAGAAGATGATTTGAAAGTTCGTGTTCTAATAAACAAAGAAAATAAAACTATTCATATCATAGATAATGGAATTGGAATGACCAAAGAAGAAGTAGAGAAATATATTAATCAAATAGCTTTTTCTGGAGCAGAGGAATTTATTAAAAAATATAAAACATCTGAAAAAAATAATCAGATTATTGGTCATTTTGGATTGGGCTTTTACTCTTCCTTTATGGTGTCTAATAAAGTGATGATATTCACTCAATCTTATCAAAAAAATGCATCATCTATATTTTGGTCTTGCGAAGGATCTCCTAATTTTATTATGAAAGAAATTGAAAAAAGAGATAGAGGGACAGAAATTGTTTTATTGATTCATGAAAATAGCAAGGAATTTTTAGAATATGATCGTATTTTCAAATTGTTACAAAAATATTGCAAATTTATGCCTGTAGCAATTTCTTTATCTTCTAAAGAACAAAAAAAGGATGAAAAAGAAACTATTGTCAATAATATTCATCCTGCTTGGACAAAAAATCCACTTCAATTGATTGAAAAAAATTATTTAGATTTTTATCATCAATTGTATCCTAATCAGTTGGAAGATCCTTTATTTTGGGTCCATCTAAATATAGATCATCCTTTTCATTTGACAGGTATTTTATTTTTTCCTAAAATAGAAAAAAGAATTGATATACAAAAAGATAAAATTCATTTGTATCAAAATCAAGTTTATATTACGGATAATTTAGAGGGAATTGTTCCAGATTTTTTGAGCTTGTTAAGAGGAGTTATAGATTCTCCAGATATTCCTCTTAATGTATCACGTTCTTATTTACAATCCGATATGTCGGTAAAAAACATATCTAGATATATAACAAGGAAAGTTGCAGATAAGCTAGATTCCCTGTTTAGAAGGGACAGAGAAGATTTTCAAAAAAAATGGGAAGATATAAAAATTATAGTAGAATATGGAATGATAAGTGCACAAAACTTTTTTGATAAAGCTATCAAATTTTTCATTTGTTTTACTGTAAACAACATTTATTTTACTTTAGAAGAATTCAAAAATAAAATCAGTAAAATACAAAAGAATAAAGAAGGAAAAATTATTTTTCTTTATTCTTCAGATAAAGAAGAACAATACAGTTATATTAAAGAAGCAACAGATAGGGGTTATGAAGTTTTGATTTTGGACAGCCCACTTTCAGTTCATTTAATACAAAAATTGGAGTTTTTTGATAAGGAAATTTTTTTTGTTAGAATCGATTCAGATCATATTGACAAATTAATTGATCAAGATAAAAAATATGATTCAGAGCTTTCTGAAAAAGAAAAACAAGATTTAAAAAATCTTATTAACACTCATTTAGTGGAAAAATATAAATTTTCCATACAATTAGAAAATTTATCCAAAAAAGATTATCCTTTTTTAATTATCGTTCCGGAGTTTTTAAGAAGGATCCAAGAAATGAATTCTATAGGGAAAAAAATTGTAGAGGAAAAAGATCAAACAAAATATTATCAATTGATAGTAAATACAAATCATATTTTGATGAAAAAAATTTTACAAGAAATATCTGAAGAAAAAAGAAAAAAAATAATTCAAGAAGCTTTAAATTTAACTTTTTTATCCAAAAATATGCTTCATGGAAAAAATCTTTCTACTTTTGTATCAAAAAAATTAGAAGATTTAACTAGAGATTAGTTTTTTAAGATTTATTGAATTTTCTTAACTTAACTCCTGTTAATATTTTTTTTGTATACAAGGGAAAATCTGAATTTTGGATCCATTCATAATAGTTAGGGTCTTTTTCAAAAATTTCAAAAACCTTTTCTCCTTTATATTTTCCAAAATTAAATATTTCGTTTCCTTCTTCATCTATTTTTACAAATCCAGCAAGATCTGCTATATTTTTTTGATGAGAAAATTGATTTAGACTTTTGACATCTTTTTTCAAATTTTCATATTTTTCCAATTGAGACAGTAATATTTCATATGTAGCGAATGCATCTTCTTTTGAACTGTGAGCTTTTATAAGCTCTTTACTGCAATAATATTTATAAGCAGCAGAAAGAGTTCTAGGTTCCATCTTATGGAAGATAACTTGCACGTCTATGGTTTTGTGTTTTTTGATATCAAAAGAGATTCCTGCACGAAGCATTTCTTCTGCTAAAATTGGTATGTCAAATCTATTAGAGTTATATCCTGCTAGGTCTGTATTTTCAATCATTTTAAAAATGGAAAAGGCTACATCTTTAAATTTCAGTTTTCCTTCTACATCTTCATTTTTAATTCCATGAATAGCTGTTGATTGTGGAGGAATAGGAATTCCAGGACAAACTAGCCAAGTTTTATCTTCTTGATTCCCATTAGGAAATATTTTTAATATGGATATTTCTATGATTCTATCTTTTCCGATATTGATTCCTGTAGCTTCTATATCAAAGAAACAAATGGGACGATGAAGTTTTAATTTCATATTTAATTTAGATATTGATTATGAATTTTTCAATCTATAAAAATAGATTGAAATTGTTATGTAAAAAATAATAATGCATGGTAAAGCAACTACATGTAAAGTTAATAAAAGAAATGTACTAATCAATAATAAAATATAACGTTCTTTATTCTTTTTCCAAGAGTATCCTTCAAAAGAAAACGAAATCATTGGTATTTTACAAACTAAAAAATAACAAGATAAAAATATCAAAAAAAGCATTATAACAGGATACATGATAATATTTTTGATAAAAATTGGTACTGTAGAATAAGTTGTCATAATAGATAAAGAAGAAAAAA is a window encoding:
- the rpmB gene encoding 50S ribosomal protein L28 gives rise to the protein MSKVCELTGKKAMIGNKVSHANNKKKRRFNINLCKKRFFFNKRKKWITLKICAYAVKIINKIGIENALKRYKHKNG
- a CDS encoding 3'-5' exonuclease, translated to MKLKLHRPICFFDIEATGINIGKDRIIEISILKIFPNGNQEDKTWLVCPGIPIPPQSTAIHGIKNEDVEGKLKFKDVAFSIFKMIENTDLAGYNSNRFDIPILAEEMLRAGISFDIKKHKTIDVQVIFHKMEPRTLSAAYKYYCSKELIKAHSSKEDAFATYEILLSQLEKYENLKKDVKSLNQFSHQKNIADLAGFVKIDEEGNEIFNFGKYKGEKVFEIFEKDPNYYEWIQNSDFPLYTKKILTGVKLRKFNKS
- a CDS encoding YebC/PmpR family DNA-binding transcriptional regulator, whose protein sequence is MSGHSKWANIQHRKSNQDFRKSRKFSKIIKEITIAVKESGKNNFRFRNAMMNAKSVNIPKSTIAKAIKKALQIKTEDYKNLNLEGQINGVSLIIECMTNNSIRTISNIRTFFNKNRGRLCHNGELTHLFHRTGVFYIKKKDIHYSMEDFELMTIDFGAKDFVQNDDMVSIYTNFESFGSMKSNLEKLEIFHEYEVIRMPKQMMKWISEENKEKVLNFIEKLEKDEDVENIYSNLEK
- the rpmG gene encoding 50S ribosomal protein L33, which translates into the protein MARKGNRIQIILECIEQKKSGIPGCSRYITTKNKKNTPNRIELKKYNPVLKKYTIHKEIK
- a CDS encoding DUF4295 family protein, whose amino-acid sequence is MVENKKKSNQKKMTLAIKIIKSKKSGFYTFEKKMLSNGEVNIFFLKK
- the ftsY gene encoding signal recognition particle-docking protein FtsY, giving the protein MFFLKKKKESEDKKTFDHELKKTRESFFSKIKNLFLRKSKIEINVIDQMEDILLSADIGIPTTIKIIDNLEKRIQKEKYRDTQDLYNLLKKEIENLFINIKNECLEKKIKSHKKPYVIMMVGVNGVGKTTTIGKLAFLLKKKGFHSIIGASDTFRAAAIDQLEIWANKAKVPLIKQHMYADPASVAYDTLQSAKSKEKDVVLIDTAGRLQNRIGLMEELSKISRVMKKIIPESPHEIMLVLDASTGQNAFEQVKKFTFFVKISSIVLTKIEGTAKGGVAIGIMDQFKIPIQYLGTGEKIQDLKEFDGKKFINCFFEE
- the htpG gene encoding molecular chaperone HtpG; protein product: MDKISVTSDNIFPIIKKFLYSDQEVFLRELVSNATDAIVKLKTIAKLENLDDFAEDDLKVRVLINKENKTIHIIDNGIGMTKEEVEKYINQIAFSGAEEFIKKYKTSEKNNQIIGHFGLGFYSSFMVSNKVMIFTQSYQKNASSIFWSCEGSPNFIMKEIEKRDRGTEIVLLIHENSKEFLEYDRIFKLLQKYCKFMPVAISLSSKEQKKDEKETIVNNIHPAWTKNPLQLIEKNYLDFYHQLYPNQLEDPLFWVHLNIDHPFHLTGILFFPKIEKRIDIQKDKIHLYQNQVYITDNLEGIVPDFLSLLRGVIDSPDIPLNVSRSYLQSDMSVKNISRYITRKVADKLDSLFRRDREDFQKKWEDIKIIVEYGMISAQNFFDKAIKFFICFTVNNIYFTLEEFKNKISKIQKNKEGKIIFLYSSDKEEQYSYIKEATDRGYEVLILDSPLSVHLIQKLEFFDKEIFFVRIDSDHIDKLIDQDKKYDSELSEKEKQDLKNLINTHLVEKYKFSIQLENLSKKDYPFLIIVPEFLRRIQEMNSIGKKIVEEKDQTKYYQLIVNTNHILMKKILQEISEEKRKKIIQEALNLTFLSKNMLHGKNLSTFVSKKLEDLTRD